The nucleotide sequence CCGTTGCCCATGAAGGCGATCAGCAACCGCATCCGCAGGGACAAGAGCACCCTTACCGTTCTGGTGCGCAAACTGGAGGAGCTGGGCTACGTGGCGCGGGAACCGGACGAAAAGGACAGCCGCGTCGTCCTCGTCCGCCTGACGGAGAAGGGCCTCGCCTCCCAAGCCATTCTCGAGGGCATTTCCCGCCGCTTGCAGGAGCGGGTCTGGGGCGACTCCTCCGAGGAGGAAAGGGAGATGGTCTGCCGTGCTCTGACAAGGATGATCGAGCGGATGGGAAGGGTCCCGCAATCCTGACAAAGGGATTTTTTTCGCATTATTAGTTTTATATCAAACAAAAAAACGACGGAGGCGAAGCACGATGATCGATCTGGAAAAAATTCTGAGGGCGACCCCCAATGGAGTGCTGGCAACGCGCAATGGGGATGGAGTCGCGACAAGGGTCTTTCAGTTTCTCTTCATGGAGGGCAAAAACAGGGTCTACTTCTGCACGGAGAGCGACAAGCCCGTTTACGCGCAGCTGACCGCCGAGCCCAACGTCTCCTTCTGCACCTGGGCGAGCGACTGGAACCCGGTGCTGTCCCTGAACGGCCGGGCCATCTTCGTCGACGACATGTCGTTGAAGCGGCGTGCGCTGGACGAGTATCCCCTGATCCGGGATATCTTCAAGACCCCGGACAACCCCGTCTTCAAGATGTTCTACATCGAGGTGCAGGAGGCCCGAACCTTCTCCTTCGCCGAGGGAACACAAAGCCAAAATCCGTGAAATCAAAACCGCCGGCCGATTCCATTTCCAAATGTTCTCAGGCGACAAGCGGCGAGCCGGCGAACGCGACGATCAGGCAGGCGACCAACGGGCGGTGTCGACCACCTAGCTGCGTCGTCCGCTGTACGAATCGCCCATAAGCGAGAAAGCAAATCCTTGGATTTGCGTTTTCGAGCCTGAAGGCGTCGTCAGGGGGGCGAAAAGCTCCGCTCCTCTCTTTCAGGACGAAATGGTATCGGCGGATGGCCGGCTCCTTCGGCCTGAAAGACCCCATGAGCCGGCCATCCGCCGATACCGGGCATGAAGCTAGTTGAAAATTGGATCCGTTTGGCATTCGACTAAAAATTCGAGCTCCAACGTCGCCCCATGAGAGAAAAAGATTTTCTGAAGCATGCGATAAAGGCAAAAGGCGCTCGCTGCCGCTGCCTAAACTCGATTGCCAAACGGGTCGCGACCGGATGGAGCCTGGAGGAAGGCGGTCTTTATACAGACCGATATTGCCATCGTGACTATAGAGACCTTTTTAAATAAACCATGTCAACCAACTGTTGCCCGTCTTCATAAATAGGGTGGTCGTAATTGTCTATAAAAAAGTTCTTAACAACATGCGATTTTTCGAAACCGCATCTCTCGTAGAAACGGAGAGTACCAGGGCAATCGCCTGTTCCGACATATAACTCGTTGCCCAGTTTTCCGTAGTAATCGGCGATAAATGAAACCAGACGTTGTCCATATCCTTTGCGTTGGTATCGAGGAACGGTCACGATATTTTTGATTTCGTATACGCCGGGTCGCTCTTGCGTCACAATGCAAATCGCCCTGATATCCTGATCACACAAGGCAAACATGTCGCCGCGATACAAATATTTCTCTATCATGCTCACCTGTTCGTCTGCGATAAGCAGCAAATCCATGTACTTCGTTTTATCTCCATCAATAATCTTTACAAATTCCATTTTTTCTTTTCCTTGTTTTTCTTTCTGCACATGCAATTCTATATTTTAATCGACAACAGGAATTGCTTTGCCCTGTACAGCCCTTTCTCCTGTCCTTTCCAGTCGTATTTCACCGATGTCCGCCTCCTGTCCTTAAGCCAGTAGACCACCTGTCGTCCCTGTTGGATCGAAGCCCGTTCGGAGGGCACGCTCGGCGGCAGGACCGCCATCCCGGCCAAGCAGCACAGAATTCTACGGAAACGCAACGCCTTGATCGAATCCGAGGGCTTTTACCAAACGGCTTCTTGCGCCAACGACAGACCGTCGCCGGAGATCGGAGCCCAGCCGGGGGCGTCCAAAAGACTGAAACGGGAGCGGGACCGCCGACGGCCCCGCTCCCTTCGTTCGTGCCCCTGCCGGAAGCTCTAGCGCTCCGGGACGCGTGCCAGCATGTCCCGCGTCATGGCGTCGAGGTCGTACCTGGGCGCGAAGCCCCACTCCTCACGCGCAGCGGAACAGTCCAGCGAGTTGGGCCACGAGTCCGCGATGGCCTGTCGCTCCGGGTCCACGTCGTAGTCCAGCTCGAAGTCCGGGAGGACCTTGCGGATGGACGCCGCGATCCCCTCGGGGTCGAAGCTCATGGCCGAGATGTTGAAGGCGCTGCGGTGCCGCAGTTTTGCGGGGTCGGCCTCCATCAGGCGAACCACCGCGTCCAGCGCGTCCGGCATGTACATCATGTCCATGTAGCTGCCCGCCGCGATGTAGCTGGTGTACCGTCCCCTGGCCCGCGCCTCGTAATAGATGTGGACGGCATAGTCCGTGGTCCCCCCGCCCGGCAGGGCCTCGTAGGAGATCAAACCGGGGAAACGGAGGCCGCGCGCATCCACCCCGTACTTCAGGTGGTAGTAGTCGCAGAGGAGCTCTCCGGCCACCTTGCTGACGCCGTAGATGGTGGTGGGACGCTGGATCGTGTCCTGCGGCGTGTTGTCCGCCGGCGTGTTCGGACCGAACGCGGCGATCGAACTGGGGAAGAAGACCGAGCACCCCCGCTCGCGGGCGACCTCCAGCATGTTGTAAAGCCCCCCCATGTTCGTCTCCCAGAGCTGTTGGGGATTGGCCTCCCCGCGCGCCGAGAGGATGCCGGCCAGGTGCATGACCGTATCCGGCTTGAAGGCATCCAGCAGCGACGCGATCGCCCCCCGGTCCCGAACGTCCAGCAGCGCGAAGGGCCCCGAATGCCCCTCCTGCGCCTTGAAGTCCGACGCCATGACGTTGGCGTCCCCGTACAGCCTGCGCAGATGCGCCACGAGCTCCGTGCCGACCTGGCCTCCGGAACCGGTCACAAAAATCCTCTTCATCCGTTTCGATCCCCCGTCCTCACGTCACGGCCCCGACGGGGCCTAACCGACAATTCCCAGCTCGCGCCCCACCGAGGCGAACAGCGCCACGCCCTCGTCCAGATCCTCCCGACTGTGCGCGGCGCTGACCATCACGCGAATGCGCGCGGTCCCCTTGGGAACCGTCGGGAACACGATCGCCGTGGCGAAGACCCCCCGCTCGAACAGGGCGGCGCTGAAGTCCTTGGCCGTCTGGGCCTCGCCCACGATCACCGGCGTGATGGGCGTCTCGCTGCTGCCGACGTCAAAACCGTGCTTCTTCATCTCCGCCTTGAGGTATCGCCCGTTGTCCCAGAGCTTCCTCACCAGCTCGTCGCTCTCCTCCATGATCTCGATCGCCGCCATGTTGGCCGCCACGTCCGGGACGGTCATGGCGCTGCTGAAAAGGTTGGGACGAGCCTTCTGACGCAGGAAGTCGACCAGGGTCGCACTTCCGGCGACGATGCCGCCGACGACCCCGAAGGCCTTGGACATGGTCCCGATCTCGATGTCCACCCGGCCATGCAGGCCGAAGTGGTCCACGATTCCGCGCCCGCCGCGGCCCAGAACGCCCTCCCCGTGGGCGTCGTCCACCGCGACCATCGCCCCGAACTCCTCGGCGGCCGCGACGATCTCGGGCAGTTTGGCGATGTCTCCGTCCATCGAAAAAACGCCGTCCGTGACGATCAGCCTGCGTCCCGGCGCGGAGGCGTGCTCCTTGAGCTTGGCCCTCAGGTCGTCGATGTTGGAGTGCTCGTAGCGCAGGGTCTTCGCCTTGGAGAGCCGACAGGCGTCGATGATGGAGGCATGGTTCAGCGCATCGCTGAAGATCAGGTCTCCCTCGCCCGTCACGGTCGGCATCACGGCCAGATTGCCGCAGAAGCCGGACTGGACGGTGATGGCGGCCTCGGTCCCCTTGAAGCGGGCCAGCTTCCTCTCGAGCTCCAGATGGATGTCCATCGTTCCGGCGATGGTGCGCACCGCCCCCGGTCCGACGCCATAACGGTCGATGATCTCCTTGGCGCGCCTGCATACGCGCGGGTCGTTGGCAAGCCCCAAATAGTTGTTGGAACAGAGATTCAGGTACCTTTTGCCGTCGATCTCGATCCGGGCCCCCTGCGGCCCCGTCAGAGTGCGAATGTTTCCGTAGAGCCCCTCCCGCTTCATGCGGTCCAGCTCCTCCTGCATGAACGCCATCGAAACAGCCATTGCGCATCCCTCCCGGTTCGACTGTACGTCATCCACCCCCAAGACGGCCGCCACAGCGCATGACGACATCCGAGGGTTCTTCGGTCCGTTTTCAGTTTGTCACGGCAGCGCGAGAAGGTCAAATATATTCACCGGAGTGAATTTCCCGCCCCGGTCCCGAAGTGCGGCGCCCCCCGGGGAATCGGGACACGTCCTCGATTCCCCGGGGGGCACCGCATCGCTCGCCATGCTCGGCGTCACCCTCCGAGCTTTGCCAGCTCCTCCCACAGTTCCCTCTGGCGCTCCGTCAAATGCCGGGGCAGATCCACCTCCACCCGCACGAACAGATCGCCGTTTCCTCCCCCTCGTTTCGGAAGCCCCTTGCCGCGCAGCCTCAGGCGCTGACCGCTCTGCGTCCCGGGCGGAACTTTCATCGAGACGCTGCCCGACAAGGTCTCCACCTGCACCTCGTGCCCCAGCACGGCGTCCCAGGAGGCAATTCTCATGTTGCGCGTCAAATCATAGCCGTTGACCTGGAATACGGGATGCGGCGCAAGGTGCAGATTCACATAGATGTCGCCGCCGCCGCTCGCCTTGCCCGGAAGCCGGATCCGCGATCCCTCCGCGATACCCTGGGGAAGGCGGACGTTGATCGTCCGCTGTCCGCCATCCGCCGAACGCATCACCAGAGTGTGCGTGCCGCCGCGGACCGCGTCCTCGAGCGTCAGCTCCAGGTCCACCTCGCTGTCTCGGCGCACCGGCGCGCGGGCGTGCGTCCCCCCCGAGAACATCTCCGAAAAGCCGCCGCCGAAGATCGTCTTGAAAAAATCGCTGAAGCCGCCCATATCCCCGCCGAACTCCACGCGCATTCCGCCGCCCTGC is from Fretibacterium sp. OH1220_COT-178 and encodes:
- a CDS encoding MarR family winged helix-turn-helix transcriptional regulator; this translates as MRIGDDIVQTISDLRALAHAFILECLEEEGIVGLVPSHGAVLATLYREGPLPMKAISNRIRRDKSTLTVLVRKLEELGYVAREPDEKDSRVVLVRLTEKGLASQAILEGISRRLQERVWGDSSEEEREMVCRALTRMIERMGRVPQS
- a CDS encoding pyridoxamine 5'-phosphate oxidase family protein, yielding MIDLEKILRATPNGVLATRNGDGVATRVFQFLFMEGKNRVYFCTESDKPVYAQLTAEPNVSFCTWASDWNPVLSLNGRAIFVDDMSLKRRALDEYPLIRDIFKTPDNPVFKMFYIEVQEARTFSFAEGTQSQNP
- a CDS encoding GNAT family N-acetyltransferase; the encoded protein is MQKEKQGKEKMEFVKIIDGDKTKYMDLLLIADEQVSMIEKYLYRGDMFALCDQDIRAICIVTQERPGVYEIKNIVTVPRYQRKGYGQRLVSFIADYYGKLGNELYVGTGDCPGTLRFYERCGFEKSHVVKNFFIDNYDHPIYEDGQQLVDMVYLKRSL
- a CDS encoding NAD-dependent epimerase/dehydratase family protein codes for the protein MKRIFVTGSGGQVGTELVAHLRRLYGDANVMASDFKAQEGHSGPFALLDVRDRGAIASLLDAFKPDTVMHLAGILSARGEANPQQLWETNMGGLYNMLEVARERGCSVFFPSSIAAFGPNTPADNTPQDTIQRPTTIYGVSKVAGELLCDYYHLKYGVDARGLRFPGLISYEALPGGGTTDYAVHIYYEARARGRYTSYIAAGSYMDMMYMPDALDAVVRLMEADPAKLRHRSAFNISAMSFDPEGIAASIRKVLPDFELDYDVDPERQAIADSWPNSLDCSAAREEWGFAPRYDLDAMTRDMLARVPER
- a CDS encoding glycine C-acetyltransferase; the encoded protein is MAVSMAFMQEELDRMKREGLYGNIRTLTGPQGARIEIDGKRYLNLCSNNYLGLANDPRVCRRAKEIIDRYGVGPGAVRTIAGTMDIHLELERKLARFKGTEAAITVQSGFCGNLAVMPTVTGEGDLIFSDALNHASIIDACRLSKAKTLRYEHSNIDDLRAKLKEHASAPGRRLIVTDGVFSMDGDIAKLPEIVAAAEEFGAMVAVDDAHGEGVLGRGGRGIVDHFGLHGRVDIEIGTMSKAFGVVGGIVAGSATLVDFLRQKARPNLFSSAMTVPDVAANMAAIEIMEESDELVRKLWDNGRYLKAEMKKHGFDVGSSETPITPVIVGEAQTAKDFSAALFERGVFATAIVFPTVPKGTARIRVMVSAAHSREDLDEGVALFASVGRELGIVG
- a CDS encoding DnaJ C-terminal domain-containing protein, whose product is MMAVQYKDYYEILGVPRTATPDEIRKAYRKLAKKYHPDVSKEKDADVRYKDVNEAYEVLKDPEKRERYDTLGPNWEQGQDFAPPPGWQGGGMRVEFGGDMGGFSDFFKTIFGGGFSEMFSGGTHARAPVRRDSEVDLELTLEDAVRGGTHTLVMRSADGGQRTINVRLPQGIAEGSRIRLPGKASGGGDIYVNLHLAPHPVFQVNGYDLTRNMRIASWDAVLGHEVQVETLSGSVSMKVPPGTQSGQRLRLRGKGLPKRGGGNGDLFVRVEVDLPRHLTERQRELWEELAKLGG